GGTCAGCATGGTTCTTGGAACCGCTCTAAAATTTCTGGCTATAAAGTCCTTTTTGTTCCTTTTAAAGATGGAAAACCTTCAGGAAAACCAGAAGATTTTTTAACCGGATTTACTTCTGATGAAAACAAAGCAGAAGTTTACGGACGTCCAGTTGCTGTAACAGTTATGAATGACGGATCGCTTTTGGTAAATGACGACAGTAGTAATACTATTTGGAAGGTTACAGCGAAGAAATAAAAAAACTAAATTCCAAACTAAAAATTCCAAATTCCAACTATAAAAAGATTTTAAACACATAGAGACATAGATTTTTGTTTAAAAAGAAGTTACTATAATAATTGAAACGCCTTTTTTGCCTCAATCAATGCTGTGTTTCTATGTGTTAAAATAAATCCCAATACTAATCTGTTCAGATTAAATTCCAAACTCCAAGAATTGCTACATAAAATATATGTTTTTAAAAAAATACTATTTTCTAATTATTGTTTTTTCGATTTTACAAAATCTCATTGCACAAGAAAAAGAAGTCCAAAATATTGATTCTGTCAAAACTCAAAAACTGAACGAAGTTTTAATAAGTCCGCTTCATATCAATCGTGATTTACAGAATAGTCCCGCATCGATTGGCATTTTATCCGAAAAAGAATTACTTCGAAATAACACTACAGACATTAGCAATGTCATTAATACAATTCCTGGCGTTTTTATGCAATCGTCAAATATCACGACAACCCGAATTTCGATTCGCGGAATCGGTGCGAGAACTCCTTACGGGACGAATAAAATCAGAGCTTTTTACGGAAGCATTTCGCTGACATCTGGAAACAGCGAAACGGTAATTGACGATATTGATCTTCAAAACATCAATCAACTTGAAGTTATAAAAGGACCGCTTTCGAGTATTTATGGAGCGGGTTTGGGTGGCGCGATTTTAATTTCTCCTCAAACATTAAAAAAAGGCGAATATCAAGCCGAAATGAGTTCTGTTTTTGGTTCTTTTGGATTACTGAAAAACAGAGTCAGTTTTGATTTGAATGAAAAAAGCTCTTCTTTAAGTCTGAATTATCACAATTTAAAAACAGATGGCTGGCGCGAAAACAGCGCTTATAATCGCGAAGGAATTACACTTTCTGGAGAATTATTCCGAAAGAAAAACAGCAAACTGACTTACTTTTCGAATTATACTTATTTGAAAGCTTATATTCCAAGTTCCATAAACAAAACGGCTTTCGACAATAATCCGCAATCAGGCGCACCCACGTGGGTCGCTTCAAAAGGTTTTAAAGAATATAAATCGACTCTTGGCGGATTGGCTTATGATTTCAAAATAAACGACCACCTCAACAATTCGACTTCTGTTTTTATTAATTATAAAGACAGCAACGAACCACGTCCTTTTGATATTTTACGCCAATATACTTTTGCATCAGGCTTGAGAACTCAATTTTCAGGAGATTTTACAATCGGAAAAATCAACAATCAATTTATCGGCGGAATTGAATATTTCAGAGATAATTATAGCGGAAATACTTTCGAAAATCTCTATCAGCAAAATAATGGAAATGGAAGTTTGCAAGGCGATCAACTTACAGCAATTGATCAAAAAAGAGATTTTTACAATATCTTTTCTCAAATTCGAACTTTACTTTCTGATCGATTTGAAATTCAAGCAGGATTAAATTACAACAAAACCAAATTTGAACTTCTGAATGATTTTCCCGCTTCCGCGAATAATCCGAAGGAAAAATATAGTTATGACGGGATTTTTTCGCCACAACTTTCTTTTTTGTACAAACCGAATGAAGTTCGAACTTTTTACTTTTCTGTAAGCCGAGGATTTTCTCTTCCTGCAACCGAAGAAACTTTAACCTCAACAGGAAACATTAATCCAGACATTAAACCCGAAACAGGTTATAATTTTGAATTGGGCGGAAAATTGCATTTCTTCAACAAAAAACTTTATACACAAATTGCCATTTACCGAATGGAAATTAAAGATTTATTGGTTGCGAAAAGAATTGGTGACGATCAATACGAAGGCGTAAATGCTGGAAAAACTTTTCATGAAGGAATCGAAATTTCATTAAACCACAATTGGCCAATCAATCAAACTTTTAATTTAAATTCTTATGTTGGAACTTCAATCGGAAATTATGAATTCAAAGAATTTGTCGACAACGGAAATGATTATTCTGGAAACAAATTAACTGGAGTTCCCGCAAATACAGCAAGCGCTGGTTTTATTCTAAACACAAATTCAGGGTTTTATCTTTCAGCCGATTTTCAGTTCACAGATAAAATCCCAATGAATGATTCAAATGCCAATTTTTCAGATTCTTATTCTCTTTTGAATTTAAAAACTGGTTATCAATTCGAAATTCTATCGGGTTTAAAAGCACATTTTGATGCTGGCGTAAATAACATAACAAATGAAAAGTACGCTTCGATGATTCTTACCAACGCAACTGCAGTAGGAAATGCACAGCCAAGATTTTATTACCCAGGCTTACCAATAAATTATTACGGAATTATCTCATTAAATTACTTATTTTAGCCTTGTATTAAATACCAAAAAACGATGCCGTCTGAATTGCAAAAAAAATTGGATTACGTAAATGCTTATAGAGAAAACCGTCTCAAGGCAGCGCAAGATGTTTTAGAAAACCATTCACTTTATAAAGAATTGGTTTCGATTTGCTTTTCTCCCCAAGACAAAAACAATCATAAAGCCTGCTGGATTTTGGAATTTGTTTCTTATGAAGAATTAAATTGGCTTCAGCCTCATCTCGATTTTTTCTGTTCCAACTTGAAAGTTTTAAAAGATGAAAGTTCGCTTCGCCCAATTGCAAAAGTGGTACAGCTTCTTATAAAATCACATTACAAGAAAAATGAAAACTGCATTAAACTTTCTGAAGAAAATCTACAAGACTGTATTGAAGCAAGTTTTGACTGGCTAATAAGTGATGTTAAAGTCGCAACAAAAGCCTATTCCATTAGAACTTTATACATTCTAGGAAATCATTACGATTGGATTCATCCTGAACTAAAAGTGATTATTGACAAAGATTTCGGAGATCATTCTGCTGCTTATAAAGCCGTCGCAAAAGAAGTTTTGAAAAAAATAAAATAGGTTTAGCCACAGATTAAAAGGATTAGAATGATTTATACTTTCTTTTTTTTCGCCACAAATTACACGAATTAGCACAAATTTTTCACGCAATGCAATTCGTATAAATTCGTGTAATCCGTGGCAACTTAAAAAATTCATTTTTAATCCTTTTAATCTGTTGCAAAAACTAAATTTTGGCTAAAAAAAGATTAAAAGGTATCTTTGCAAAAACAACAACACAAAATGAATTATTTTTCTTCTGATTTTAAATTGGGAATATTAGGTGGCGGACAATTGGGTAAAATGCTTTTGTTCGATACCCGAAAATTTGATATACAAACTTACGTTCTAGATCCGAGTGACGAAGCGCCTAGTAAAATCGCTTGCAACAAATTCTTTCAAGGCGATCTAATGGATTATGAAACCGTTTACAACTTCGGGAAAAAAGTTGATGTTTTGACTTTCGAAATCGAATTGGTCAATCTTGAAGCTTTAACGCAATTAGAAAACGAAGGATTAAAAATATATCCATCTCCAAAAACTTTAAAAGGAATTCAGAATAAAGGTGTTCAAAAAGATTTTTACGCTAAAAATAATATCCCAACTGCACCATTTGAAAGATTCGAAAATTTAGATCAACTAAAATCTAAAATCAACGATTTACAATTACCATTTGTATGGAAATGCACTGAATTTGGTTATGACGGAAATGGCGTGAAAATAGTTCGCCAAGCTTCAGATTTAGATACGCTTCCAAATGTAGAATGCATTGCAGAAACTATGGTTCCGTTCAAAAATGAATTGGCAGTGATCGTAGTAAGAAATATATCAGGAGAAATGAAAACTTACCCTGTTGTAGAAATGGAATTTCACCCAGAAGCAAACCAGGTTGAATACGTAATCTGCCCAGCAAGAATCGATGATAAAGTAGCTGAAAAAGCAAGAGCAGTTGCCTTAAAGGTTTCAGAAAATTTTAATCATGTTGGCCTTTTAGCAGTTGAAATGTTCCAAACTCAGGACGATGAAATTTTGGTAAACGAAGTTGCTCCTCGCCCACACAATTCTGGACATTATTCTATTGAAGCGAGTTATACTTCACAATTCGAAAATCATTTACGCGCTATTTTAGATCTTCCTTTAGGAAATACTGACAGTAAAGTTGCCGGAGTTATGGTAAATTTAGTAGGTGCCGAAGGATTTTCTGGAGATGTAGTTTATGAAAATATCGAAACCATTTTAGGATGGAACGGTGTTACTCCTCATATTTACGGTAAAAAACAAACGCGTCCTTTCAGAAAAATGGGCCACGTTACGATTGTAAATGAAAATATGCAAGAAGCCAGACGAATTGCTGAGGAAGTTAAGAATACTATTAGAGTAATTTCTCAATAGTTTGAAGTAACAGTTTTAAGTTTCCGAAAACTTGAAACTTTAAACCTTAAACAAAATAAACAAAACACACATGAGCAAAGTAGCCATTATAATGGGAAGCATCTCAGACATGCCAGTTATGCAAGATGCAATCGACATATTAAAACAATTTAATGTAGAAGTTGAAGTTGATATCGTTTCGGCACACAGAACGCCGGAGAAGTTATTCGATTTCAGCAAAAATGCACATACCCGTGGAATTTCGGTAATTATTGCCGGAGCTGGAGGAGCTGCTCATTTACCAGGAATGGTAGCTTCAATGTCTCCACTTCCTGTAATTGGAGTTCCTGTAAAATCAAGCAATTCAATTGATGGATGGGATTCCGTTCTATCTATTCTTCAAATGCCAGGCGGAGTTCCTGTTGCAACTGTTGCATTAAACGGAGCAAAAAATGCTGGAATCTTAGCAGCACAAATCATCGGAAGCCATGATAAAAAAGTTTTAGATACTATTATTTCTTATAAAGAAGAATTGAAAGCGGCAGTTAATAAAGCTGCTGAAGGTCTTAATAAATAAGTTAATTCCACAGAGATTCACAAAACAAACACAAAGCTTCGCAAAGAGTAATTTAAAAAACTTTGCGAAGCTCTGTGTCTTCTTAGCGAACCTTTGCGTAACACAACAACACTATGAGCGTATTAACACAATATTTCAACACCAAACATAACACTGCACCTTTTTCGAAGATTAAAATCGAAGACTACGTTCCAGCTTTTCAAGAAGGAATTGCTTTGGCTAAAGCCGAAATCGATGCAATCGTAAATAATCCTGACGCGCCGACTTTTGAAAACACAATTGTAGCAATGGATTTTTCAGGCGATATTTTAGATCGTCTTTCTAGTATTTTCTTCAATTTGAATTCGGCTGAAACTAATGACGAAATGCAGAAAATTGCCCAGGAAGTTTCACCTCTGCTTTCAGAATTCGGAAATGACATTCGCTTAAATGCCGATTTGTTTACGAGAGTAAAAACGGTTTACGATCAAAAAGATAGTTTGAACCTCAACCCAGAGCAAACAACTTTATTAGACAAAAAATATAAAAGTTTTTCAAGAAACGGTGCCAATTTACCGGAAGACAAGAAAAATCAGTTAAGAGAAATTGACAAAGAACTATCTAAGTTGAGTCTGCAATTTGGAGAAAATGTTTTGGCGGAAACGAATGCTTTCGAATTACATTTAACTGACGAAAAAGATTTGTCAGGTTTGCCAGAAGGAACAATCGAAGCTGCTAGATTATTAGCCAAAAATCAGGAAAAAGAAGGCTGGATTTTCACTTTAGATCATCCAAGTTATGTTCCGTTTTTGACTTATGCTGACAATCGTGAATTGCGTAAAAAAATGGCAATTGCTTTTGGTGCAAAAGCATTTCAAAATAACGAATTCGATAATCAGGAAAACGTTTTGAAAATTGCGAAATTACGTTTTGAAAGAGCCAATTTATTAGGTTATAAAACGCACGCACATTTTGTTCTGGAAGAAAGAATGGCCGAAAGTCCGGAAAAAGTTTTCTCTTTCTTAAATGATTTATTGGCAAAAGCAAAACCGGCAGCTCAAAAAGAGTTTGCAGAATTAGCCGCTTTCGCGAAAGAACTGGACGGAATCGAACAATTAGAAAAATGGGACGGCGCTTATTATTCTGAAAAATTAAAACAACAGCTTTTTAATTTAGATGATGAAAAACTGAAACCCTATTTTCAATTAGAAAAAGTTTTAGACGGTGCCTTTACTGTTGCCAAAAAATTATACGGTTTAACTTTTACTGAGGTTTTTGATATTGATAAATACCACGAAGAAGTTACAACTTATGAAGTAAAAGATGCTAACGGAAATTTAGTTTCTATTTTCTATGCTGATTTCTTCCCAAGAAAAGGAAAAAGAAACGGTGCTTGGATGACTTCATTCAAATCACAATATGTAAAAGACGGTGTAAACGAAAGACCACACATTTCGAATGTTTGCAATTTTACAAAACCAACAGAAACAAAACCTTCGTTATTGACTTTTAATGAAGTAACAACTTTATTCCACGAATTCGGTCACGGTTTACACGGAATGTTGGCTGATACAGTTTATCCAAGTTTATCCGGAACTTCTGTTTACTGGGATTTCGTAGAATTACCAAGTCAGATTATGGAAAACTGGTGTTATGAACCTGAAGCTTTGGCTTTGTTTGCAAATCATTATGAAACGGGAGAAATTATTCCGATTGAATATGTT
The Flavobacterium humidisoli DNA segment above includes these coding regions:
- a CDS encoding TonB-dependent receptor, with product MFLKKYYFLIIVFSILQNLIAQEKEVQNIDSVKTQKLNEVLISPLHINRDLQNSPASIGILSEKELLRNNTTDISNVINTIPGVFMQSSNITTTRISIRGIGARTPYGTNKIRAFYGSISLTSGNSETVIDDIDLQNINQLEVIKGPLSSIYGAGLGGAILISPQTLKKGEYQAEMSSVFGSFGLLKNRVSFDLNEKSSSLSLNYHNLKTDGWRENSAYNREGITLSGELFRKKNSKLTYFSNYTYLKAYIPSSINKTAFDNNPQSGAPTWVASKGFKEYKSTLGGLAYDFKINDHLNNSTSVFINYKDSNEPRPFDILRQYTFASGLRTQFSGDFTIGKINNQFIGGIEYFRDNYSGNTFENLYQQNNGNGSLQGDQLTAIDQKRDFYNIFSQIRTLLSDRFEIQAGLNYNKTKFELLNDFPASANNPKEKYSYDGIFSPQLSFLYKPNEVRTFYFSVSRGFSLPATEETLTSTGNINPDIKPETGYNFELGGKLHFFNKKLYTQIAIYRMEIKDLLVAKRIGDDQYEGVNAGKTFHEGIEISLNHNWPINQTFNLNSYVGTSIGNYEFKEFVDNGNDYSGNKLTGVPANTASAGFILNTNSGFYLSADFQFTDKIPMNDSNANFSDSYSLLNLKTGYQFEILSGLKAHFDAGVNNITNEKYASMILTNATAVGNAQPRFYYPGLPINYYGIISLNYLF
- a CDS encoding 5-(carboxyamino)imidazole ribonucleotide synthase encodes the protein MNYFSSDFKLGILGGGQLGKMLLFDTRKFDIQTYVLDPSDEAPSKIACNKFFQGDLMDYETVYNFGKKVDVLTFEIELVNLEALTQLENEGLKIYPSPKTLKGIQNKGVQKDFYAKNNIPTAPFERFENLDQLKSKINDLQLPFVWKCTEFGYDGNGVKIVRQASDLDTLPNVECIAETMVPFKNELAVIVVRNISGEMKTYPVVEMEFHPEANQVEYVICPARIDDKVAEKARAVALKVSENFNHVGLLAVEMFQTQDDEILVNEVAPRPHNSGHYSIEASYTSQFENHLRAILDLPLGNTDSKVAGVMVNLVGAEGFSGDVVYENIETILGWNGVTPHIYGKKQTRPFRKMGHVTIVNENMQEARRIAEEVKNTIRVISQ
- the purE gene encoding 5-(carboxyamino)imidazole ribonucleotide mutase, which codes for MSKVAIIMGSISDMPVMQDAIDILKQFNVEVEVDIVSAHRTPEKLFDFSKNAHTRGISVIIAGAGGAAHLPGMVASMSPLPVIGVPVKSSNSIDGWDSVLSILQMPGGVPVATVALNGAKNAGILAAQIIGSHDKKVLDTIISYKEELKAAVNKAAEGLNK
- a CDS encoding M3 family metallopeptidase is translated as MSVLTQYFNTKHNTAPFSKIKIEDYVPAFQEGIALAKAEIDAIVNNPDAPTFENTIVAMDFSGDILDRLSSIFFNLNSAETNDEMQKIAQEVSPLLSEFGNDIRLNADLFTRVKTVYDQKDSLNLNPEQTTLLDKKYKSFSRNGANLPEDKKNQLREIDKELSKLSLQFGENVLAETNAFELHLTDEKDLSGLPEGTIEAARLLAKNQEKEGWIFTLDHPSYVPFLTYADNRELRKKMAIAFGAKAFQNNEFDNQENVLKIAKLRFERANLLGYKTHAHFVLEERMAESPEKVFSFLNDLLAKAKPAAQKEFAELAAFAKELDGIEQLEKWDGAYYSEKLKQQLFNLDDEKLKPYFQLEKVLDGAFTVAKKLYGLTFTEVFDIDKYHEEVTTYEVKDANGNLVSIFYADFFPRKGKRNGAWMTSFKSQYVKDGVNERPHISNVCNFTKPTETKPSLLTFNEVTTLFHEFGHGLHGMLADTVYPSLSGTSVYWDFVELPSQIMENWCYEPEALALFANHYETGEIIPIEYVQKIKESASFQEGLATLRQLSFGLLDMAWHGQDPTNITDLKAFETEQFANTQLYPDVKENAMSTAFSHIFQGGYSSGYYSYKWAEVLDADAFEYFQEKGIFNEEVAKKFKDNVLSKGGTEHPMTLYKRFRGQEPKAEALLKRAGLV